In Balearica regulorum gibbericeps isolate bBalReg1 chromosome 32, bBalReg1.pri, whole genome shotgun sequence, a single genomic region encodes these proteins:
- the LOC142598919 gene encoding butyrophilin subfamily 1 member A1-like, whose amino-acid sequence MWLPTSPRGLLSSLVTLHVLRLGSADFRVVGPDRPLQVTVGQDIVLPCHLSPSMEARSLDIRWIRHQVSETVHHYRNGEDLYGDQMEEYVGRTELVRDGLSRGRLDLRISALRPSDDGQYVCTVRDGASYGEATVDVEVAATGSGPQLSLEAYEDGGIRVVCRSAGWYPLAEVLWKDPGGQHLPSVSQRHSSDERGLFDVEDVILVTNGNRRGNWSCVVRNSRLNQQQETSLHIAAPFFHNARPWMVGVAVLLVLSVVLLGLGAYLWRRKWLQSRELEKRVAALKAWRKFLLPHNPDVVTLDPNSAHSQLVLSADGRSVRRGRARQDLPDTPERFDTRCCVLGQEGFREGRHCWGVEVKGELGGDSWWAVGVARDSVKRKGSFCLSPEGGIWGIWQCEVHFVSLTSPRTFLSPIPIPRRLWVCLDCTQGLVTFIDAESGVEIFTFPPASFKGEIIRPWFWVETEETQLCLRDSIS is encoded by the exons ATGTGGCTCCCCACGAGCCCCAGGGGCCTCCTGAGTTCTTTGGTGACTCTCCACGTCCTGCGGCTGGGATCAG CTGACTTCAGAGTCGTGGGACCAGACCGTCCTCTCCAGGTAACCGTGGGGCAGGACATCGTGCTGCCATGTCACTTGTCCCCCAGCATGGAGGCTCGGAGCTTGGACATCAGGTGGATCCGGCACCAGGTCTCTGAAACGGTGCACCACTACCGAAATGGAGAGGACCTGTATGGGGACCAGATGGAGGAATATGTTGGGAGGACAGAGTTGGTCAGAGATGGTCTCTCCCGTGGACGCCTGGACTTGCGAATCTCTGCGTTGAGACCCTCAGATGATGGTCAGTACGTCTGCACTGTGAGAGATGGAGCCTCTTATGGAGAAGCTACGGTGGATGTGGAGGTGGCAG CCACAGGCTCTGGCCCTCAGCTCTCCCTGGAGGCTTACGAGGATGGAGGCATCCGGGTGGTGTGTCGATCGGCCGGCTGGTACCCACTAGCGGAGGTGCTGTGGAAAGATCCTGGCGGGCAGcatctcccctcagtctcccaGAGACATTCCTCGGATGAGAGGGGCCTGTTTGATGTCGAAGATGTCATCCTTGTGACCAATGGGAACCGACGTGGGAACTGGTCCTGTGTGGTCAGGAACAGCCGCCTCAACCAGCAGCAGGAGACGTCCCTGCACATCGCAG CTCCCTTTTTCCACAATGCCCGTCCCTGGATGGTTGGTGTGGCTGTGCTCCTCGTGCTTTCCGTTGTGCTCCTTGGCCTCGGTGCTtatctgtggagaaggaaat ggCTGCAGTCCCGAGAGCTGG agaaaagagtTGCAGCACTGAAGG CCTGGAGAAAGTTTCTGCTTCCCCACAATCCAG ACGTGGTGACCCTGGATCCAAACTCGGCTCATTCCCAACTTGTCCTGTCAGCGGATGGGAGAAGtgtgagaaggggaagagcacgGCAGGACCTGCCCGACACCCCGGAGAGATTTGACACTCGGTGCTGTGTGCTGGGCCAGGAGGGGTTCAGGGAGGGGAGGCACTGCTGGGGGGTGGAGGTGAagggggagctgggaggtgaTTCCTGGTGGGCTGTGGGGGTGGCCAGGGACTCTGTGAAGAGAAAGGGGTCGTTCTGCCTGAGCCCTGAAGGGGGGATCTGGGGGATTTGGCAATGCGAAGTGCACTTTGTATCTCTCACATCTCCTCGCACCTTCCTGTCCCCGATCCCCATCCCCAGGAGACTCTGGGTCTGTCTGGACTGCACGCAGGGGCTGGTGACTTTCATCGATGCTGAGAGTGGGGTCGAGATCTTCACTTTCCCACCAGCCTCCTTCAAGGGAGAGATCATCCGACCCTGGTTTTGGGTGGAGACAGAGGAAACCCAGCTGTGCCTGAGGGACAGCATCTCCTAG